The Streptomyces sp. NBC_00659 genomic interval ACCAGCCGCCGGCGACCACCATCGCGGCCGTCGAGAGGCCCAGCTGCGCGAACCGCTTCCGGACCGTGACCGGCGCGCAGACCGCGTACAGCACGGCCAGCGGCGGCAGGATCAGGAAGGCCTGGAGCGTCTTGGCGAGGAAGGCGAGGCCGACCGCGACGCCCGCCCAGACCAGCCACTTCGTCCGGCCGTCCTCCAGGCCTCGGATCACGCAGTAGACCGTGACGGTCATGAGCAGCGCGAGCATCGCGTCCGGGTTGTTGAACCGGAACATCAGCGCGGCGACCGGGGTGAGTGCGAACACCGCGCCGGCGATCAGACCTGCCGCGGCGCTGAACCGGCGCCGTACGGCCGCGTACAGGACGCCGACCGTGGCCACGCCCATCAGGACCTCGGGAACGAGGATCGCCCAGGAGCCGAGACCGAAGATCCGTACCGACAGGGCCATCGGCCACAGCGAGGCCGGGGGCTTGTCGACGGTGATGGCGTTGGCCGAGTCGAGCGAGCCGAAGAACAGAGCCTTCCAGCTCTGGCTGCCGGCCTGCACGGCGGCGGAGTAGAAGGAGTTGGCGTACCCGGAGGCGCTCAGGTTGTACAGGTAGAGCACCGCGGTGGCGAGCAGCAGACCGAGGAAGGCGGGGCGCACCCAGCGCGGGTCCTCGGGACGGCCTCTCCAGACGCGACGGAGGAAAGGCTGCCGGGGCTCACCGGCTCCAGGAGCGCCCGCGGGCGGGACATGCTCCGGGGGCGGTGCCGAGGCGGGCGGCCCCCAGGCGTGACCGGAGGTACCGACACCGCCGCCGGTGTTCGTCTCGGTGCTCGTACCGGCACTGGTAGCGGTACCGGCGCTCATGTCGGGCTGTGTCGTCATCGCGCTTTCCTCGGGTCGTGATCGTGCGGGCGCACGGCCTGCAACTGCATGGTCGAATCCCGCCAGGAGCGGTCCGCGGCCTCGTCGGCGCGGTACGGGGCGGTGTCGTACGGGGCGGTGTCGTACGGGGACGGGGGAGCCGTCGGACGCTGGGGCAGCGGCGGATACGCGTTCCCGCCCTGACGTGCGGCCGTCGGGTGGAGCGGCGGGACCGGCTGGTGCGAGGCCACCACCGGGGACGGTGACGGTGTCCCGCCCCGCCGGTCGGGGAAGACCCAGGCGCGGAAGAGCAGGAAGCGCAGGACGGTCGCCGCGAGGTTGGCGGCGATGAGCACCGCCAGTTCGGTGGAGTGCGCGGGGTCGCTCGTCGCGGCCGCGAGGGCGGCGAGGGAGCCGCTGGTCAGGGCGAGCCCGATACCGAAGACGACCAGGCCCTGCGCCTGGTGCCGGACGGCGCCGCCCCGGCCCCGTACGCCGAAGGTGAGCCGCCGGTTCGCCGCCGTGTTGGCGACCGCCGACACGAGCAGCGCGAGCGCGTTGGCGACCTGCGCCCCGGAGAAGGAGCGGAAGACGCTGTAGAGCAGCAGGTAGAAGAGGGTGGACAGGCCGCCCACGACGCAGAAGCCGACGAGCTGGCGGGCCAGTCCCTTGGGTACGTCGGTCAGTTCGCGGTCGCGCGGGTCGTCCCCGAAGGGCCGGGCGAGCCGGTCGAGCGAGAGCGAGCCGGTGGCGAGAGCGCGTCCCACCCGCCACACGCCCTTCAGGTCGTCCGTCGCGGTCTTCACGATGTGGACGGTCGAGTCCGGGTCGTCGACCCAGTCGACCGGGACCTCGTGGATGCGCAGCCCGGCCCGCTCGGCCAGCACCAGCATCTCGGTGTCGAAGAACCAGCCGGTGTCCTCGACGAGCGGCAGCAGCACCTGGGCGACATCACGGCGGATCGCCTTGAAGCCGCACTGCGCGTCCGAGAAGCGGGCCTGGAGCGAGCCGCGCAGGATCAGGTTGTAGGCGCGGCTGATGAACTCCCGCTTGGCGCCCCGCACCACACGTGAGGAGCGGGACAGCCGCGAGCCGATCGCGAGGTCCGAGTGGCCGGAGATGAGCGGGGCCACCAGCGGCAGGAGCGCGTTCAGATCGGTGGACAGGTCCACGTCCATGTACGCGAGGACCGGCGCGTCGGACGCCGACCAGACGGTCCGCAGCGCCCGGCCGCGGCCCTTCTGCTCCAGTCGGCAGGAGGTGACCTCCGGGAGCTGTGCCGCCAGCCGGGCCGCCACCAGCGGGGTGCTGTCCGTGGACGCGTTGTCCGCCACCGTGATGCGGAACGCGTACGGGAACGTGCGCTTGAGGTGGTCATGCAGTCTGATCACGCATGGCTGGAGGTCCTTCTCCTCGTTGTAGACGGGGATCACGACGTCCAGGACAGGCGTACCCGCGTCTGTGGCCGGGAGGTGCTCCCGCGCCGGCAGGTTGCCGGGAGAAGGTTCGGTTCGCATGGGAACGACCTTCGTCAAGCCCGCTGTTGCACCCATGTGCTGGCGCTGTGCTGTACCTGTGAGTGCTGTTGCCAGGACGTTTCGAGGGCGAGCGCGGGCAGGTGCAGCGTGAACACGGTCCTGCCGGGCACGCTGTCCACGGTCACGGCGCCCCCGTGCGCGGCCGCGACCGCCTGCACGATGGCGAGCCCCAGACCGGTCGATCCGGAGGCGCGCGAGCGCGACGAGTCGCCTCGCGCGAACCGCTCGAAGACGCGCGGCAGCAGATCGGGCGGAATGCCGGGGCCGTCGTCCTGGACGTCCACGCACAGCCACGGCCCGTGCCGGTGCACCCGCGCGGTGACGGTCGTCCCCGGTGGGGTGTGCGTGCGGGCGTTGGCGAAGAGATTGACCATGACCTGCTGGAGGCGCGCGGCGTCCGCCGACACCAGCGCGGGCTCCTCGGGCAGTTCGAGCCGCCAGTTGTGGCCGCGCCCGGCGGCCCGCGCGTCGCTCACGGCGTCGATCACCAGGGGTACGAGGTCGGTCTGCTCGTGCTGCAACGGCCGCCCGGCGTCGAGCCGCGCGAGCAGCAGCAGATCCTCCACGAGCAGCGTCATCCGGCCGGCCTCGGACTCGATCCGTCCGAGCGCGTGCCGGGTGTCGGGCCCGGTCTCCTCCCGGCCGCGTCTGGTCAGCTCGGCGTATCCGCGGATGGAGGCCAGCGGGGTGCGCAGCTCATGACTGGCGTCCGCGACGAACTGCCGTACGCGCATCTCGCTCTGCTGGCGCGCGTGCAGCGCGCCGTGGATGTGGTCGAGCATGCGGTTGAGCGCCGCCCCGACCTGCCCGACCTCGGTGTGCGGATCGGACTCGGACTCCGGCACCCGCTCGTAGAGCGTGACCTCGCCGGTGTGCAGGGGGAGTTCGGAAACACGAGTGGCGGTCGCGGCGACCCTGCGCAGGGGGCGCAGGGCGAGGGTCACGATGGCGGCGCCCGCGAGGGAGGCCGCCGCGAGACCCGCGCCGGTGACGCTGATCTCGACGTAGATCAGCGTGGTGAGGGTGTTGGTGACGTCGTCGGTCGGGAGCGCCACGTAGAAGGCGCCGTTCCTGCCTTCCTGGTACCGCACGCGGTACTCGCCCCGGCCGGGGATGTCCACGGTGTGCGGGCTCTTGTCCTTCGCGACCGAGGCGAGGGCGGCGAGCTGGCTCTTGCCGAGCTGGAGCGGGGTGGGCTGCTTGACCCCGTTGGAGTCCTTCTTGTCCACACTGACGATGCCCTCGGTGACCTGGCCGTTCTTCACGGTCGCGCCGATGGCGCCCATCTCCTGCCCCCGGAGGACGAACTCCAGGGGATCCTTGCCGAGGGCGTCGTCGCTCGGGGGACGCGCGGCCCCGCCGCCGGACGGACCGCCCACCGGGTCGCCCATCGGTCCCGCCGCGCGCATCGCCGCGTCGGCCACGCTGCTGTCCAGCTGGTCGTACAGGTGCGAGCGCAGCGCGATCGTGGTCACGGTGCCGATCACCGCGCACACGACGGCGATCAGCGTGACGGACCCGACGACGAGCCGCGTCCGCAGGGTGCGCGGCTGTCGTGCTCGCCTCTGCGCTCGCGTCCGTCGTCGTCCGCTCATGACGTGGCGGGCTTGATCAGATACCCGGCACCACGCCGGGTGTGGATCATCGGCTCGCGCCCGGCGTCGATCTTCCGCCGCAGATACGAGATGTAGAGCTCGACCACATTGGCCTGGCCACCGAAGTCGTACGACCACACACGGTCGAGGATCTGCGCCTTGCTCAGCACCCGGCGCGGGTTGCGCATCAGGAAGCGCAGCAACTCGAACTCGGTCGCGGTGAGGTGGATGTTGTCCCCGCCGCGCGACACCTCGTGGCTGTCCTCGTCCAGGGCGAGGTCCCCGACGACGAGTACGGATTCGGACCGCCGGTCGGCCGCGCCCGAACGCCGGATGAGACCGCGCAGCCGGGCCACGACCTCCTCCAGGCTGAACGGCTTGGTGACATAGTCGTCGCCGCCGGCGGTGAGCCCCGCGATGCGGTCCTCGACCGCGTCCTTCGCGGTCAGGAACAGCACCGGGACATCGGGCTGCTCCCGGCGGAGCCGGCCGAGCACCGCCAGGCCGTCCATGTCGGGCAGCATCATGTCGAGCACCACGGCGTCGGGCCGGAACTCGCGCGCGGTCTGCACCGCGCCCGTCCCGTCACCCGCGCTGCGGATCTGCCACCCTTCGTAGCGAAGGGCCATGGACAGCAGCTCGGTGATCGACAGCTCGTCGTCCACCACAAGCACTCGGACGGGGCTCCCGTCCGGCCTCAGCAGTTCGGTGCGCCCCTGGGGCGAGGTCGTGGTCATAGCGGACACCTTGGTGGGCCCCGCTGAGAGCACCCTTTCGGCAAGCTGTGATTTTCCTGAGAAACACACAGGTGCCTCTCAGGAAACTCCTGGGTAGGCCCTGCCGGGGGCAGCCGGTGGCCCTGCCGGGGTCAACCGGTAGATCCCGTCGGGGTCAGCCGGTAGGCCCCTCGGCGTCAGCGGAGGCCGAAGAGACGGGCGCCGTTCTCGTGGCAGACCGCTCGCAGCCAGTCGTCCCCCAGGCCGAGCCGTTCCAGCGCGTGCAGCTGATGGACGTACGGGTACGGGATGTTCGGGAAGTCCGTGCCGAGGAGCACCCGGTCCCCGAGGTCCGCGAGCCGGGGCAGGAGACCCGGCGGGAACGGCGCGAGCCGCTCGCTGAAGTCGGTGAACGCCATGGTCGTGTCGAGCCGTACCTCGTCGTGGCGCTCGGCGAGGCCGAGGAAGTCCTCGTACTCGGGCATCCCCATGTGCGCGAAGACGAATCGCAGCCGGGGGTGCCGGCGAAGGACCGCGGCCGCCGGCGCCGGGCCGGTGTGCTTGCCGGGGGAGGGCCCCGATCCGCAGTGGATCACCACGGGGATTCCCGCTTCGGCGAGCAACCCCCAGGCCGGGTCGAGGAGTTCGTCCGCCGGGTCGTACGCCCCCACCTGCACGTGCGCCTTGAAGACGCGCGTGCCCGCCTCCACCGCCTCGCGCACATACCGCTCGACGCCGGGTTCGGGGAAGAGCGTCGAGGTGTGCAGACAGTCCGGCGTCCGGCGGGCGAAGCCGACGGCCCAGGAGTTGAGCCACTCGGCCATGCCGGCCTTGTGCGGGTAGAGCATCGCCGTGAAGGCGCGTACCCCGAACTCCCGGATCAGCGCCAGCCGTTCGTCCTCGTCCGCGCGATAGGCGATCGGCCACTCGATACCGCCGGTGAGCTCGCCGAGTCCGTCGAAGTAGTCCCACACCTTGCGCAGCACCCGCTCGGGCATGAAGTGCGTGTGGACGTCGACGAGTCCGGGAAGCCCGAGCCCCTCCCAGAAGTCCCGCACTTCGCGTGCCTCGTCCGGCACGTCCTCGGTCTCCTCGCCGGGCGTGCTCTCCCGGTCAGTCATCGGCACGCTCGAATCCGTGGCTCCGTTCGACCTTGGCGATGTGCAGGGTGTAGCGCTCGTACCAGTCGGCCCGGCCGCGCCGCTGTGCCGCCCGGTGCTCGGCGTGCGCGCTCCACTCCTTGATGGCGTCCTCGTCCCGGAAGTACCCGACGGTGATGGCCAGTCCGCCCGGGGTGCGCGCGGAATCCATCCCCAGATAGCCCGGGATCTGCTGGACCAGCTCCTCCATGCGCTCGGCGGTCTCCCCGTACCCGGCGTCCTCCTCCTTCCGTACGGAGGTGAACACGGCGACGTAGTAGGGAGGCTCATGGGCTGCGACAGGAACGGGAGGGTGATCACTCATGTCCGACACTCTCCTTGCGGGCGTCCCCCGCCGTCCAGAACCTTTCCGAACGGGAGCCGAAAGGGATCGAAGTCTTGACCATTCCACCCGCCGGCCCGCCCTGACTCCGCCCGCTGGCCCGCCCCGTCATCCGTCTCCGCCCGTCGGCCCGCCCCGTCATCACCGAAGCGCCGCACACCCCTCTTCTCCCCCTTCTCCCCCTTCTCCACCTCACCTCTCCCCCTGCCTCTGTCCCCTCCCCCTCTGCCCCTGCCCCTGTCCCCTCAGAAGAGGCCGTCCTGAACACCGGTGTCCGTCGCGGGCAGCTCCCGTACGGGAAAGGTGATTCCCGAGTCCTGGTCCACGTCCGTGCCGCCGACGCCGGTCAGGTCCCACCCCGTCATCAGCCTGGTGTCGAGGACGACGACTCCGCGCCCGGTGAGGAGATGGAGATCGGGACCCGCCACGGCGCACAGCTCTCCGCCGGCCGAGCCCCCCGCGGCCAGTTCGCGCACGACCCCCCGCGCGGGCGGAAGCCCGGCGAGTGCGAACAGGTCCGTGTGGTCCACGGGCTCGAAGGGGCCGCGCCGGAGCGACTCCGGCCAGCCGTCGAGATCCCCTGCACGTCCGTGCAGTTCCCGGATCTCGGCGACGCGCTCCCCGGCGCCCGGCAGAGCCGCCCGCACCACCCGCTTGTCGGCGTACGGAATCCGGTCCGGCACCCCGAGCGCGGCCCGCAGCAGTTCCTCGGCCCGGCGGGCGGCCATCAGCGGCCCTTGCCCCAGCCAGCTGAAGGTGACGGCGCCCTGCTCCAGAAGGCGGGCGGAACCCCGCTCGACCCGCGTGATCCCCACCTTGACCAGGCCGGGCCCGAACCACGCGAGATACACACGGTACGGCCGCGGGTCATCGGCCAGCGTGTCGGCGGCCACCGAGTGCGCCCGGTCCAGCCGCGCGCACTCCTCGCACCGCGCCCCCGTACCGCGCGGCGACACGGCGGCCCGCACGGGACACGCGTTCCCCCGCGCCCCCACGCAGGTCCGCACACCCCCGTCCACGACACCGAACGCGATCCGCCGCCCTGGGACCAACGGGCTCGTCCGCCCCCCGCCCCACACCAGCACGGGCCCGTCCCCCGACCACCGCAACCCCGAACACGTCCACACCCGCCGCACACAACGACAGTAGAGCCCCCCACTGACAAGCACCCTGACCGTGGGGGATCACTCACGGGACGCGCGGTCCTGCGGCAGCCGTCCGCTACTTGACCGGGCTGATGCTGACGATGCGGTGGTTGGGGGTCATCACGACCGAGAGCTTGACGGTGCCTCCCATGCCCCAGCTCAGGGTGACGAGGGCCTCGGTGGCGTCGCCCTTGCTCTTCTCGGCCACGGTCCACCGGGCGGGGATGCTCTGGGCGCGCAGGACGCCGTCCGCGTGGTTCGTGCGCTCCCAGGCCGCCAGCTTCTTGCTGAGCGCGGAGTCCAGGTAGTGGGCGCGCAGGTCGTTCATCAGCTTGGAATTGGGGTCGGAGCCGTTCTGGGCGTCGATGTAGGCGCCGTAGAAGTCGGCGATGCCGGTGAGCGCGTCGTCGGCCTTGCCGCTCACGGTCCGCTGCTTGGCGGCGGCCGCCAGCGGAGCGCGGTGCGGCGCGTCGGTCTGGGAGGCGTGCGCCGAGACGCCGAGCCCGAGGCCCAGGGCGAGGCCGGCGGTGACGGCCGCGATACGGCGGAAGCTGCGGCGTCCGGAAGTGTTCCCGTGCATGGTGTGTCCCTCGGTTCCGAGTCGGTGTACGTCGTCGCACGGGACCGCCGGACGCCCCGTCGAGGGTGCGTTCGGCCATGGGTGTCCCCGTGGACGAGTGGGTGGTCTGGATGCCGCTCCCCTGAACACGCCGGCCGGTGGGGCCGTACCGCTGGGGGCGACACCAAGAGCATCGGCGGCCCTGGGGGACCGCGGCAATCACAGCCGTCCGGTCCGCAACAGTGGAACCATCCCAGGGCAGTTGACGTGCAGAGATATGGACCCCTTGGGATGCCGTTCCGGGACGGGACGGACCGATACGAGCGGAGGTGGGCACGGGCCATGGCCGCGGCCGACGACGACGTGACGAGGTTCGCGGACCGGCTGGCACGCCTCAAGACCCGCACGGATCGCAGCTACGCGGCTCTCGCCCGGCGCCTGGGAATGAACGCCTCCACGCTGCACCGCTATTGCGCGGGCGAGGCGGTGCCCCTGGACTTCGCCGTGGTGGAGCGGTTCGCCGCGCTGTGCGGAGCCTCGTCCCAGGAGCGCGTGGAGCTGCACCGGCTGTGGATCCTGGCGGTC includes:
- a CDS encoding glycosyltransferase, which produces MRTEPSPGNLPAREHLPATDAGTPVLDVVIPVYNEEKDLQPCVIRLHDHLKRTFPYAFRITVADNASTDSTPLVAARLAAQLPEVTSCRLEQKGRGRALRTVWSASDAPVLAYMDVDLSTDLNALLPLVAPLISGHSDLAIGSRLSRSSRVVRGAKREFISRAYNLILRGSLQARFSDAQCGFKAIRRDVAQVLLPLVEDTGWFFDTEMLVLAERAGLRIHEVPVDWVDDPDSTVHIVKTATDDLKGVWRVGRALATGSLSLDRLARPFGDDPRDRELTDVPKGLARQLVGFCVVGGLSTLFYLLLYSVFRSFSGAQVANALALLVSAVANTAANRRLTFGVRGRGGAVRHQAQGLVVFGIGLALTSGSLAALAAATSDPAHSTELAVLIAANLAATVLRFLLFRAWVFPDRRGGTPSPSPVVASHQPVPPLHPTAARQGGNAYPPLPQRPTAPPSPYDTAPYDTAPYRADEAADRSWRDSTMQLQAVRPHDHDPRKAR
- a CDS encoding sensor histidine kinase, with the translated sequence MSGRRRTRAQRRARQPRTLRTRLVVGSVTLIAVVCAVIGTVTTIALRSHLYDQLDSSVADAAMRAAGPMGDPVGGPSGGGAARPPSDDALGKDPLEFVLRGQEMGAIGATVKNGQVTEGIVSVDKKDSNGVKQPTPLQLGKSQLAALASVAKDKSPHTVDIPGRGEYRVRYQEGRNGAFYVALPTDDVTNTLTTLIYVEISVTGAGLAAASLAGAAIVTLALRPLRRVAATATRVSELPLHTGEVTLYERVPESESDPHTEVGQVGAALNRMLDHIHGALHARQQSEMRVRQFVADASHELRTPLASIRGYAELTRRGREETGPDTRHALGRIESEAGRMTLLVEDLLLLARLDAGRPLQHEQTDLVPLVIDAVSDARAAGRGHNWRLELPEEPALVSADAARLQQVMVNLFANARTHTPPGTTVTARVHRHGPWLCVDVQDDGPGIPPDLLPRVFERFARGDSSRSRASGSTGLGLAIVQAVAAAHGGAVTVDSVPGRTVFTLHLPALALETSWQQHSQVQHSASTWVQQRA
- a CDS encoding response regulator transcription factor, with the translated sequence MTTTSPQGRTELLRPDGSPVRVLVVDDELSITELLSMALRYEGWQIRSAGDGTGAVQTAREFRPDAVVLDMMLPDMDGLAVLGRLRREQPDVPVLFLTAKDAVEDRIAGLTAGGDDYVTKPFSLEEVVARLRGLIRRSGAADRRSESVLVVGDLALDEDSHEVSRGGDNIHLTATEFELLRFLMRNPRRVLSKAQILDRVWSYDFGGQANVVELYISYLRRKIDAGREPMIHTRRGAGYLIKPATS
- a CDS encoding amidohydrolase family protein; the encoded protein is MTDRESTPGEETEDVPDEAREVRDFWEGLGLPGLVDVHTHFMPERVLRKVWDYFDGLGELTGGIEWPIAYRADEDERLALIREFGVRAFTAMLYPHKAGMAEWLNSWAVGFARRTPDCLHTSTLFPEPGVERYVREAVEAGTRVFKAHVQVGAYDPADELLDPAWGLLAEAGIPVVIHCGSGPSPGKHTGPAPAAAVLRRHPRLRFVFAHMGMPEYEDFLGLAERHDEVRLDTTMAFTDFSERLAPFPPGLLPRLADLGDRVLLGTDFPNIPYPYVHQLHALERLGLGDDWLRAVCHENGARLFGLR
- a CDS encoding antibiotic biosynthesis monooxygenase family protein; the protein is MSDHPPVPVAAHEPPYYVAVFTSVRKEEDAGYGETAERMEELVQQIPGYLGMDSARTPGGLAITVGYFRDEDAIKEWSAHAEHRAAQRRGRADWYERYTLHIAKVERSHGFERADD
- a CDS encoding DUF2797 domain-containing protein yields the protein MRRVWTCSGLRWSGDGPVLVWGGGRTSPLVPGRRIAFGVVDGGVRTCVGARGNACPVRAAVSPRGTGARCEECARLDRAHSVAADTLADDPRPYRVYLAWFGPGLVKVGITRVERGSARLLEQGAVTFSWLGQGPLMAARRAEELLRAALGVPDRIPYADKRVVRAALPGAGERVAEIRELHGRAGDLDGWPESLRRGPFEPVDHTDLFALAGLPPARGVVRELAAGGSAGGELCAVAGPDLHLLTGRGVVVLDTRLMTGWDLTGVGGTDVDQDSGITFPVRELPATDTGVQDGLF